The Pieris napi chromosome 4, ilPieNapi1.2, whole genome shotgun sequence DNA segment GACGTTATATAGTTACAGTTGTTGCAAGCATTGTTTCTATATCGGTATCAAATGGTTTCACTTTTCATCGGCAGGAGTTATGCATACCCAATGAGTGATGATGCGGACATTATGAGCACCGAATATGTCACGCACTTGACCATTGATGGGTTGTTTACATAACGTAAGTAGAATTGTAGGTTGTGCTAGTTTCATAATATTGAATCGTacattaaaaatcaataataaccaaaattatatttttcttctaatatttataaaactgagATATAATCTTTTCGGAGAAAAATTGTATCGAAGCTTCAAACGAAATTGTTATATCAAAGAATTAGCAACAGTGATTTTTATTAGGAGCCTATTATCGCCATTAcaaaagactttatttttgaattaattgttCATTATGAATACATTTTCCTAAAGCTTCTTAGCATTCCAAGGTTAGAAAATTTTTCCTGAGGTTTATTGATTACGAAAAGTTAAAACTcgagtttttaatataagacGTTCATTACTATATTATAAGAGTCGATCGTGTAATCTCTTTCTTTACTACTACACGTATACCCAGTATTCAATATGAATGTCGTATAAATCataatttctatgaaattaaaaactatgccgacaaaattcaaatattcctTGATAGTTTTATGTAGGTCATTGTTTGTTGGTTTGTACTATAGACTGTAATCGtgattataaacattttaattccaatattttatctttactaTGCATCAGTACAGTAGTGGCAGGTATAaatttgttcttttttttcaaGGTACGTTCGCGGCCTTAAATTtagtataacataatattgatattaaatatatcaatgCTACTAACAATGAATGGAAATTTACTACGaatcaatagtaaaataagAAAAGAGTCATGTGATCAGCCCCAGACGGCTAAGGTGGGTGCACGTTATCGAGACATTTTAAACGTGACTATAAGTTACAACGACAGCAAATAATTTCGCAACTgtttattctaaaatattataatgtctAATTTTGAGTAATGTGCTTATTCGCCTTTGTATTTAAGCTATATGAAAAGAGCGAATCAATGCTTTAAAAGTGTCAATGATTTAGTTGCTagcgttttttaaatataatctttttttttacgtaTCCTAACAACaatgtttacatttaaaaacactatttatatttaacttttatgcAGGTAATTGAAAAGTATCAAACataaattctttttatattactcCACAATTTCTTTCTGTTTCACGTAATAAAAGGCTCATGTAGCTAAAAGGAAcgtttaataaatcattatacCAGTCTTCATTTAAAGGCTACATATGGAGCAGGTGCTGCATAGGTTAAGGGCGCCGAATAAGGAGAAATTATTCTTGCAGCTGGTGCGAAGCCTGGAGCATAGGCCGACGCGTATGCTGGACTGTAAGCCGGTGCGTACGCTGGTGCTGCAATAAGCGGTGCTGAATAGACACCGTTGTAATTCCTAGCAATGTACTGGGAGCTGGATGCAGTGACAAATGGAGCTGGGGCGGCAGCCACTAGTGGAGCTGGTGCAGCTACCAACGGGGCAGGGGCGGCGGCTACAAAAGCTGGCACGCTTGGCTTAGCAGCGGCGAAGGCAAGGGCAGCGAGGAAGACAATCtggaattaaattacaaaattaatgacttgaaataaacttatttgtaCAACCTATTTAATCAGTCTTAGCTATAAGCTCTCGGCTCTCCGCATTGCTaagttcaaataatataaattaattagtagGTACCTTTCCGATCATTTTGGTTGTTGTATGTTATTACAAGTGTACTGTTCGGTGACATTAGCCCgcttttatacaaataaagtaAGATTCACCTTGTAAGTTTCATCACTGGTTGCACTAGTTACTTAGACGCTGATCACGCATTGAGGGCGTACGCTTGATGTATAGGTATTACGAATATATATCACACTTCATGTGATGTAATAAATTTGGGCGCATTATCCATGGCggcaaattttataaattcaggATATGTATGTAAGTCGTGATGAACAATATtctaatagatatttttattaatatggcACCTTGATTATGTTCACGAACTTGTGTACAATAGGTAGTATATTATAGCAAGTGTGTCTAATGAGTCTGGATTCAAGGCAAATTAAAGTTAAGTTACAAACTTTGTCCGTTCGagttattaaaacctaaacatacgCCAAAAGTAGATGAATATATTATCTCCTGAAGAAGTTGAACAAGATTACATTTCTCTGATTTTCTGTTATAGACTGATATGTTATGAGATGCGAATTActtgttaaatatttcaatcaatatattataaatataagtttacACATAGATATTTCCTTCTACGCGTTTTTTACGTcggataaatatatatacattgatATTACAAAAGATCTAAGCAAACTTCGCTCTATAAAGTcatataaatagttattaattttgacttgctaattactttttaaaccTTTTGAGGTTTTCTAATATCTATATACGTTTTCCATCGTCACAGATTAAATATggcaaataaatatgtatttcaagTTTATAATCCAAGATAACAACAAActctatatttaatataatcatCGTGTTTGTTAAGGTTAAGGCTTACAGGTCTAAAACGATAAAAACTCAAACCATACTATTATACTCGTAGTTTGTAGTTCTAGATTATAGTTATAAGGGTGAAGGAGAATGAGGGCACtaaagatattattaaaacggCTTTGATAATGAAGGTTACTAACTAGGTATAACTAAGAAACAAGATAGGCATATCTTTGAGCTATCAGCTACGTTATTAAGTTAAACTAGATTAAAGCGAAGATTTAATATCAACATTTCAGTCATATGATACTTCAAAGTCAGGCTcctaataatataactttcacgcacaaacaaatatatacatacttcTCACGCCAGAGTCTATGAGCGTCAATATATCCTCTTgaaattttctaatatttcattAGTATTTTTGAAGAAGAAAATTGGATAATTTGGTAAGGCTAAGGCTAAGAAACTACGCGTTTGACAGTTTTACGCGGCAAAAAATCAGAAATACCAatgttatgtataataacttTTCATAAGTACTATGCATTTGCTTATTTTATCATGTCAGACAGGTATGTAGAATATAGTTAAAAtccagtaaatttaaattgccaTCTCTCTGTATCTAATGTCATTGCATCGTATCTCGAAATGCAACATTTTGATTTGCTTTCTAAATTTCACAAATTAAGTGGCTTTTAAacgttgtttatttacatttatgagTAAGACCTAATGTTTTGACTTCACATTTTCGCTAGTTAAAGTTACATCTGTGAGTAATGCCTAGCCACTTTTATCGACCAAAATTggttcattttaatttatttcggtaatagtataaaattaattacagttGAGATACAATTATGAAGTACCAGTTACAGagaaagttaataaaaacgtaTACTTTTGTTAAAGTTAGAAATCGTTGATGTTTGgtaataaacatacaatacAAGATGTGCGTCGCATATCACAGTAACGTATTCATAAATGATAACTCTTTATCATATATTAGTTATGAATGCAAAGAGAAAATCATATAACGCTGTCACATCCTTACATAAGTATACGCGATTTATAAAACTGAAAACAACACACACAACACTTTccttatgtataaaataattataggttTGCATGTATTTAACCAGCAGTGTCAACTTAACCTAAATGAGCttgtaaatacaatatagGAATCTATtctatatctttatttaagGATACTTCCCGAAAaccattaaaagaaaatgctatttaaaaaatataaatattgtttatttataatgactATCACTTAGGACTATACAACGGTGAAAATTAACAAGTGATTTGTAATTTTACTACTAATGGCTATCTTAGTTTACCTATAGTCTTGGTGGTTTAGTAAAGGGCCGATTAATGGGTCTGAAAGTAGTTGGTTCCATTTCCCGGTTATAAGGCTGTGGGTTCTTGGTTATTCTTTTTGGAGAATTCCTATACTTTGCCTTGTATAGAACAGAGCGTGCCGGAACTCTTAACACTCTGTAGGCTTCTAACTTCGGccttattataattatcttcGTCTTTGGTATAAACGTATGAACGTGTGGAACCGCTTTCAACTCCAAGCTATGATGGTGATGCGGATGGTGATGATGGTGGTGGTGCAGGCCTTCCGGTGGTGGCGCAATATATGTTAGAGGTACTGGAACAACTTCCACTGTTGTCTTAAATTTTTGTGGTTTTTTATCTGGTAGAGGGAATTGCTGAGGACTTGGTACTTGTTGAAATGATCCTTGTGGTATTTGTGGAGGAGGTTGGGGTGCAAGATATTCTCTAAACACATACGAATTCTCGTTTGTTGGTAGCGCTTGAACAAAGCTGTTGTCGATATTAGATGGCACAGGTGTAGTTGCTTCTTGTTCTCTTGGAGTTGTTGTTTTGAACGTTTTCTGGCCAAACTGCGTAGTAGACTCCTTACTGGGATCATTATTAGGGAAGTTGGCTACTGGTTGTGGAATAAAGTTGAATCCAGGGGGAAATCCAAATGGATAGGGAGGCAAAAGGATGGTTGCAACTGGTGCAGCGGCAGCGGCATTTGCAGTTGCAATGGCAATAGCTACGTTTGGATCAGTGGGCTGATTTTGGGGTGGGCTTGTCGGTGGTGCTGGTAACACTGTGCTCCTTGTTGCTTCCACTATGGTTGGTGGGGGTGCGGACACTGGTATAATTTGAGGCGGTGCTGGAAGTACTGGCGCTACTGGAACTTGCTCCAGGACTGGAGCAGCTACCAGACGATTGAAAATCCTTTCGAAATACTGAGAACTTGCAGCTGTCACAATTGGAGCGGCTCCAGCTTGAGCCTCATGGATTCCTGATCCATACGTTACACCGCATAAAACCGCAAGTACAGTtatctgaaaaatattttaaatattataaggttCTTTAAcgttaatagtatttttttttaataaattgtattacctTTATTAAAATCATGATTATTGCGATCCCTCGCGTGACCGCCTTTAGGTACGAAATGCGGTCGTCAGGAAATAGAACCCCGTCTTTTATATAGGTGTAACAAATTTTGCATTGTGGTGTGGCAATGTGGACGGCGTATCGGAATACCTAATGGTTCCATGGGTAAGGACATGAACCTTGATGgctaaaaattgtatgaaactACGAcgtaagaataataataactaaacgCCCGCTGGGAAAGTACCTCCATGTAACcacattgtttattaattaactgcATACTTCAAAATAACATTAGGACTAACTTATACGACGTCCCAAATACGAGTCTAAAACTTGGGATTGCATCTGAATAAGATATGACGATATGTGCTATGAGATTCTGAAATTATACCGATAAATGAAAagcttttttgttattttggttttaaaacaagaatgaattaaaaaagttaatatgcTTAAATAATCAACTTACATACTGTTTAAAGCAAGGTTTTTTAAGTACAAACAAATCTTTTGTGATATAATGACGTTTGTGATGGAAACTGGTCTAGTGCGTTTCCCTTACACATTTTACTTAGCAAATACGTGAAAACAATGTAAGTGACAGGTTTTGATAACAAAACTGTTCACGTGGTATGGAATGTTTTGTCACTTTTGTTTACTGATCTTTATGgatattttctttagtttATCATAAATTCGTCTATtggttgtttttttctaaacgCTATAACACACTCACATGGAGGTTATGGATATCTTTCTCTATTAAAACTTAACATGTACGAAGGACAACGGTAGGTTAAGTCTGTGCTCAAATACTAAAGTGCGTGTTATAATCCATAACTCTCATACTACGACGGGACGGGAGTCCGATGAAACATCAGTAACGCGATAGCTTATTTAGGATCGGCTGCTTCAAAATATACTATATGAAGGCGTATACAAACGTAACGTGATTGGCACTCCAATGAGGCAGTTAAAGATTTCATGAAAAAAGGTGATGTTTTCATCTGCAACCGGAAATATTTGCTAGAAATGTTTAGCTGGAACAGAGTTCAAAGTAAATGCAATCAATTCTACCGCTGTTGTGTATAGGACAGAATTAAATTTCGCCGGgcaaatgttatttaatttattgtattcacacattattttgtataaactaatatttgaATCTGTATGattcttgattttttttctttaagccTGCATAAATTTAACACACATTCGTGTTGGCAAAGGCCTGGCGGGATTACCAATTTCACCAGGCgccatgtttttatttaattatttacatagtcTTTACTATATAAATGAATGAACAATATTACTTTGATAATTATAGTTTGTAGCTGTCAATATTTACGATGTAAATGATTTTTCGaatctttttattatcttatcaCACTTTGGAAGAAGCCTATCTATACTTGTGAATGGGGTTAATACTTCTAAAATTTACTCTACGAGTCAGAGTGATTCCgttacaaaagttttatttaattgtactcTCGTAAACCAAAGATAAATGAAGatcttttaaattatcacATCATTACATATATGAGACTTACTACTTCGGTTTTACTTTCTGATTACGACCTCAAtatatgatcatttttatatgataaactGAATTGCTTTTAACCTTTACTATACATAGTAAAGTACctctttaattatttgctttATTATATTCGTAGGCGTTAACATATGTTAAACAAGTAATGATTATTGACTTTAGCCTACTTTTCAGGTACTACTACAATTTTGTTcctattttttgtataaagagttttttgtattttagtgttttaaaagaatgttagttattttatacttcTCGGAGCCTGATTAAAGCATAGATGAAACTATAAAAATCCTTAGCCAAGTCTAAAGTAAAGATTTTAAGACATTTTATTAGGCAATGTTTTAAACAACTCGAGTATAATTAAAGTAAGTATTAGTCTAAAtctgttataatattttagcgTTATTTATAGTATTCAGCCGAAATGACTCAAAATAatacgtaaaataataaaataaccaaTAATATTGAAGAAGTTTATTTATCGTTCCATCTTTGGTCGTTGGCAATTTAATAGGCATATACTGCGGGGGCGGCGACATAGGGGGCAGATGCGTAAGGGGATGCTACATAGGGAGATGCCACATATGGGGCTGCTACGTAAGGTGAGCTTGCTACGACAGGGGCAGCTGGTGCTACATAGGCAGCTGGGGCAGCTACATACGCGGCAAGTCCATTGTTAATACGGTGGTAGTATTGCGAGCTGGTAGCCGTGACCACTGGCGCAGGGGCAGCTACGATTGGGGCACTGAGTAGAGCTGGTTTGGCGGCTGCGATGGCTACCAAAGCAGAGATGAGGACGATCTAACAAAgaagattaataattattatttaattataaagtgtATAGTTTGggagagtatttagaccaCAAATTTTTGAAGGTTGACCATAAGGCTGATTGTAcggtgttttttataattaatcagtCTGAATGTatcactttctttgcaaataaactatttataattatgactATGGAGCGACTGATAGgcagttcaaaataaattaaaatatttagggtaAGATTAAGAATTTAAGCAAAAAGGTTgatgcaaaataataattgtaatgaaataaatactcACAATTTTCatcattttgttttgtttagatTGCGATGTCACTGCAAATACAGGTATGATGCCAATTGTTGGAATTATCTGAGTTTTTATAGTACTCGTTCGAGATGTTTTGCAACACAGACCAAACGTCGCTGTCTGACATTGGGGATGCGTGCTCGGAATCAAACGCAGATTTCGACATACAAAGGATAAATCTTACTTTCCAATAGCTTGAAAATTCTCTGATTAATAGGTTTGGCTGTACTGCCAAAGAACTTTCTGCTTATTGAATTCCAGATATGTAAGATCGTTTAAAGCTTTTTAGTAGGTATTTGTGTTATACTCCATATTTCGTTTCATACAACGAAAGTCTAACAATATTTCAATACTATCCATATTTTTTAGCTTAGTATGGtataataatatcatataaacatttttaaatcgaaAATAGTCTATAGGCATATTATGACCTGATTAAATATCATgtgattacttttttattatatatacgcAATTTTAATCTTAAAAGTATATGTCTTTTATCATAAcaagttttagttttaaattaaaaggccTGCTATTCCTTGTTCGTTTTCCACGCAACTTTTTTCCTACGAGTGTTAAATAAGCACATACACACAGAATGTTCATTGATGTAaagccggggctcgaacctacgacttcagggataAGAGTACTAAGCACCCGTTTGTAAATGGTAGTCGATAGTCTTTAGTTTATTGAGAATCGACTAATTCgttctttttttagttcatGGTATTCCCAACATTCTCCACCAACACCACATCTCGAACGCCTCTTTCTCTTTTTGTTCCGCTGCAATAGACCAGGACTCTGATCCGTACAAACATATGGAATATACCAAAGATTTGACGAGTCGGCTCTTAGTAGCATTCGATATGTTTCTGTTTTGCCATAGATAGTTTACAATGTTCAAATTCATGATAGTGTTATGAAAATTACGCAATAATACTTGTTCCAGGTTTTGACATATCTGTTTTAGACGTGTGATTGTCACAATTGTTTACAAAATAGACGCCCCAAAATAGTAATTGGAGCATGTTTTTTGAAAGATTGGCAACATACCCGCTATTCCCGGCAATGCAggtgtccatgagcggcgggtattaatttatatatagttgatttaaaaaaaacagcctGTTCTTGCCTCATGTCCCATAAAAAATAGAGTGAACACACGTAAGAGACGAGATTCATACAagtcattattattgtaagaagaattaaaatgtaataaattttacttatactatatattttttattatatttttgtctcaGTCTCAAAGTTTTCCTTTAAGCAAATTTCctaattattaaaacgtaTTGGGTGTCGGTTAACGTAATCAGAAttagaagaaaatattttataacgcTGCTTAACTAAGCTTTAACTAAGTGATACACATATCAATTCACATCACAAGCTTATTAGCGATGTATACTAATAATCGaatcatttttcttttatagataAGTAGGTGATCCGCCTTTTGTCTTacacagccctgcgattctgtaactcacttttcgaactcactcagcggatttcgcatcggcggtcgctctcaaatcagtcgtgaagcagtcattttatgatttggctttctaataaacaataaactacaagcttccaccttttcagaatgccaaatcataaaatgactgcttcacgactgatttgagagcgaccgccgatgcgaaatccgctgagtgagttcgaaaagtgagttacagaatcacagggCTGGTCGTCGATTTGCTTTTAGGCATGCTGGTTTCcttacaatgttttccttcgccgtacgagcgagtgttagatgcgcacttagaaagtcgagatcgaacctacgaccttagggataaGGGACCTTTTATATTTGCTAcggatataaacaaaattaacgcAAATTCTTAGCTGTACTtacgtttttttatacattcacATTATTCAATTGATTTCATGATTTCACTTGTTTGTACTCTGACTGAGTTCATAAGAGAGGCCAGTTCTATTATTAGTTAGAAGATTtaagtagattttttattgtttgtattattGAGTAGTAAGCATTAGTTCTAACTGTAGAGAATAATTatgtggaaataaatattgtattgtaaaagaaatgatgtaataaaatgtatattgcattcgggttattttttattaacgtcaaataaattaaatagtaaataataaaaaataaaatgatattaaaaaatcatggCTATTAATGTTATTCTGACTTTAAACATATATCAGATTCAATATTAACTATTTAGTCAATTAACGGGTCATATTATGAAACGATTTCATAAAATGTcaaaacatataaagaaatcGCTTTTATTTTCGCGCCTTCatgtacaacaaaaaaatatcatatcatTATTTGACGTCAAATGTTCAATATCTATAGAATTACATTATCGAGAGAGTTCTCGAGGCACTCGTGTAGCATCTTAGTAGTCCTTGAATATGTTCTGTATAAGAAACTGTATCTCTATTAACAATGGCTGTTTACCTTTCATGGATGCAATGAAGCATTATAAATTCTTGAACAGTTTTCCACGTGTTTTCTAATTCTTTGACAAGTGTGGGTGCTGCTTTATTTTTCGCAACCTTCGAATTCCTATATTAGGTCAAGTGCTACAGACCACACGAACAAAGTGTCGTCGCTTTGATTGCGACAAAAAGTGTTCTTAGACGATAttctgtgttttttttatatatcaggGGGCAATCGGCAGATGGCTCACCTGATTTTATGTGATACCGTTATTATGCGATACGTGTGGcattttaagaaatggtatgctcttttcttgaaggacacggtaatactttagtgggcagtggtgcgcggcaaaaattgcCTAAAAAACGCAGAGTTagggaacgacggacgtcgaagtGATATAGTGAAGGAGCTAccaagcggtggcccggagtgaagtaccgtctcgccttagtgagcacaccaagcttccTAGAGGCGAACTTAGCCTTTCCTTCCAAATGACCGCAAAATTCACCGTCATTCGATATCTCAATGCCTAGTATTCCGATCCTAGCTGTGGCTTTAAGGAgtgtgttttcgaaaagagaattagcaaaaaaaaatgtctttaatTTTAAGCAATTCATGTTATTGATCCTGTATTCATTAATTCTTATTATCTGTTACACTAAGCAAACGATtgatcttattaaaaaaacataaaagtgtaaatttataacgctgaaatttattgaatattgaaTAAACTGTACTAAAGTTATGTTAAAGTTCTAATGGAAGTAAACAGTATTTGCCTAAGGCGATTCTCATAATCTAATGACGCACCAATGAAGTTCAGTGTAGCTACGATGAAATTTAagttttgtatgttttatctTTCTTTTATATCAAAGTACGTATTAatcaacatatatatatgtgacaGACTAGAAATTCTTTTGCATTAAAATTTGGCTTGATGAATATTCACTAGGATTGTCTAACGAAATCGATGAATTCATATCAGACTTATAAGATTTCACATCCAAAAGTTAGCCTAATGGATCTTCGTACACCTTGTATACGTAATAAGCTAATTACCacttaataaacttattatcttagtaatattataatttattactttaagtgTATTTTACAGGATCGTCttagttttgtatt contains these protein-coding regions:
- the LOC125049075 gene encoding extensin-like, which gives rise to MILIKITVLAVLCGVTYGSGIHEAQAGAAPIVTAASSQYFERIFNRLVAAPVLEQVPVAPVLPAPPQIIPVSAPPPTIVEATRSTVLPAPPTSPPQNQPTDPNVAIAIATANAAAAAPVATILLPPYPFGFPPGFNFIPQPVANFPNNDPSKESTTQFGQKTFKTTTPREQEATTPVPSNIDNSFVQALPTNENSYVFREYLAPQPPPQIPQGSFQQVPSPQQFPLPDKKPQKFKTTVEVVPVPLTYIAPPPEGLHHHHHHHPHHHHSLELKAVPHVHTFIPKTKIIIIRPKLEAYRVLRVPARSVLYKAKYRNSPKRITKNPQPYNREMEPTTFRPINRPFTKPPRL